The genomic segment ATGGTCCTCATGGCTGAGAACCGTGATGGTGTACTGAGCCTGATTGATTCTGCCGGCGAAGATGGCGCGCCTGTACTTTAGGATTGTTTATTGGGGATTTGGGGTGAGGAATGGCGCATTGCCTCGCCCGTGGCATCCTGAGTGAAACGAAAGATCTCTTGAGGGATTGCAGCCCCTTTTGGAATATCGAACACCGAACCAGGAATTTTGAATGTCGAAGTGATTATTTTTCACTCCTCACTCCTCACTCCTCACTCCTCACTCCTCACTCCTCACTCCTCACTCCTCACTCCTCATGGCCAAACTAGAAGCAATCTGGATAAAGCGCGCAAAGCAAGGGCCCATGGACTCTAAGTCTGAAGCTGAGTTGGTTGCCGGCAAAGGGCTACGTGATAATGCGAACCAGAAGGGACGGCGTCAGGTTACTATTATCGAGCAGGAAGTGTGGGAGATGCTGATGGCTGAACTCGGTGGAGATTTGCCGCCGACAAGCCGGCGCGCGAATCTCATGGTTTCCGGATTTCCTTTGAAAGACAGTCGCGGCAAGGTGCTCCGAATTGGAAATTGCCGTATCATCATCAAAGGCGAAACCAAGCCCTGTAACCTGATGGAAGAAACGCTGCCCGGACTTCGTGAACGCATGTTTCCTGAATGGCGGGGTGGGGCGTTTGGCCAGGTATTAGATGACGGAATAATCAGGGTGGGTGATACGCTAAGCTGGGAAACAGAAGAGGCAATTAAATGACAGAACGATACATAGATGCCACGCAAGAAGCCGGCGCTGCGTTGTTTCGACGCAACCTGCAAGGGCCCATCGTGATGCTCAACTTGCTCAAGTTCAGAGAAACAGCTGACTATAGTAATTTTCCAGCTTTGGCGCCCGCAACGCCTATATCTGGTGCTGATGCATACGCAAAGTACATCGAACATACCTTGCCTTTTTTGAACGAAAGTGGTGGTGAAGTACTTTTTCGTGGTACAGGTGGCCCGTTTGTAATTGGTCCGCAGGACGCGTCATGGGACCTCGTGTTGCTGGTCAAACATCAATCGATGCAGCGTTTTATGGCGTTTGCATCCAATGAAGGGTATCTCAAAGGAGCCGGCCATCGTACTGCTGCATTGCTCGATGCCCGCCTGTTGCCGATGCAGGAATAGGGTGCGTCTATGTTTGTCGAATCCAGAAAGTATGACGGTAGCTTGCGCTCGTCTAGCAAGCATGCCTACGTCGTACGGACGTCCCGCAGCGTTGACTTATTCTCTTCTCCCGGCACGCCGTTTTTCTACCATGTTTCGAATGAAGAACGGTACAATGAAAACGGGCTGATTGAATTGTACCTGCCCGGGAAGTGGTTCAACGTGATGCACATCTTTGAGCACATCTCGCATCAATGTGCCATGTATATTAACCTTGCTATGCCGCCAGAAATAGAGACAGACCGGCTAAGCTGGGTGGACATGGACCTGGATTATCGCGTGGACCTGGATGGCAGTATCGAACTGGTGGATGAAGAAGAGTTTCAAGCGCATGCTGAACTGTGGCGATACCCGGACGATTTACAGCAGCAGATTCGCGCAGAGGCAAAAAAATTGCCGGCGCTCATCGAGGCCGGCAATTTTCCTTTCAACTATGAAACGCAACAGGAGCGGTACCGCCAGTGGAAAGCCACCGGGCTTTTGCCTCCCGCGGATTGAGCATCAAATATTGATGGCTTTGCCGTACGCGTCTTTGGTTGCTTCCATCACAGCCTCAGAGAGGGTTGGGTGTGGATGGATAGCTTCCATGATTTCATGCGCTGTGGTTTCAAGTTCACGGGCTGTAACGGCTTCAGCAATGAGTTCGGTTGCATCATAGCCAATAATGTGGCACCCGAGCATTTCCCCGTACTTGGCGTCGTAGATTACCTTTACAAAGCCTTCGCCGTGTCCGATTGCAGACGCCTTGCCTGAAGCCTGGAACGGGAATTTGCCAATTTTAAGCTCATATCCGGCTTCCTTCGCGGCAGCTTCTGTGTATCCAACGGAAGCAATCTGTGGCTGGCAGTACGTACATCCCGGGATGTTTTTCTTGTTCATCGGATGTACATCGAGGCCGGCAATTTTCTCGACGCAAAGGATGCCTTCATGGCTGGCTTTATGTGCAAGCCACGGTGGGCCGGCAACATCACCAATGGCGTAAACGCCTGGTACGGCGGTGCGGCCAAATCCGTCTACCTTGATTGCGCCGCGATCAATTTCTACACCAAGTGCTTCGAGGCCAAGATTCTCTACGTTGCCTACTACACCAACAGCGGAGAGTACCTGGTCAGTGGTAATGACTTCTTCGCCTTTGGCTGTTTTGAGCGTTACCTTGAGCTCTTTGCCCGAGGTGTCAACTGACATGACCTGTGTTTTGGTCATGACCTTGATTTTTGCCTTTTTGAAGTTGCGCTGCAATTCTTTAGAAACATCAGCATCTTCAACAGGCACCAGTCGGTCAAGGAGTTCCACGATGACAACTTCGGTGCCCATCTGATGGTAGAAGTAGGCAAACTCAACGCCAATGGCGCCGGCGCCGGCGATCAGCAAACGCTTTGGCTGATCCGTCTGTGTCATCGCTTCTTTGTAAGAGATGATCTTCTTGCCATCTACAGGGAGGGGCGGAATTTCACGCGCACGGGCGCCTGTAGCAACGATGATATGTTTGCCTTCAAGGGTGGTTGCTGTACCAACGGTATTGCCATCCATATCCACAGAAGGCTGGATGTCAATTTTGCCGCCACCTTTCAGGGTTGCCTGTCCCATGTGGACGTCAATTTTGTTCTTCTTCATCAAGAACTGGACGCCTTTGTTCATTTTTGCAGCGACGCCACGGCTGCGGGCAACAATTTTCGGGAAGTCATGCTTGATCTGACCTTCCAGTACGATACCGTAATCCGCCAGGTGCCGCACACTATCCATCATCTCTGCACTTTTCAAAAGGGCCTTCGTAGGAATACAGCCGATGTTCAGGCATACACCGCCAAGTTTATTCTTCTCTACGATCGCTGTTTTCAAGCCTAGCTGTGTCGCTCGAATCGCTGTTTCATAGCCGCCAGGGCCGGAGCCGATTACGATGACATCGTACTTGGTATCTGCCATTTTCTATTGTTTGTTCAGTTCGCTGGGTTTTATTTTTTATATGGATTACTGCTACAGCAACGCACGGAGACAGGGGAGACCATGGGGTACGTCAAAAAAGCAGCTATCCAGCAGCGGAAACTAACACAAAAAGGGAAAACCTGTTTCAGGCTGGCAGGGATTTATTGATGGAGACTTGTCGATGGGTATCAACTGCCCCTTTTGATGGGTGTAGATCTGTTAATTTGTGGACACAGGTTAGGTGCGCGCAAGTAGTCGAATTGTAATGGCTCGTAAGCGTGGCTTACCTTTTCTTCAACCATTCTATTGGATTGACTTCCGTGTTGTTGTTGAAGATGCCAAAGAAAACGGCGTTCCCTTTGGGTTGGGCGTCAGTCCCTGCTCGCCCTACCATTTGTCCTGCGCGGACTTCAGAGCCTGCCGGCGCGTAAACAATTGACATATTACCATAGAGCGTTGTGAAATCTCCGTGGCTGATCGTAATCACGTTTCCAAACTCTGGCATTGGGTAAATGTCTACCACTTCACCATCAAACACGGCAAGGACCTCAGCAGAAGATGTCGTCGATATGAGAATGCCCGGGTTAAGTGTTACTGTACCATAAACTGGATTAACCACTTCACCGAATGGCTCTATAACTGCGCCATTCGCTGGCCAGATAAGTGCGCCTTTGTTGGCCAGGAATGCACTGGAAATTTGTGCATTTGCTGCAGCATCAACAGGGTTTGCTGCTGCTCTGCTTCGCGCACTGTTTTCACCGGCAATAATTCTTCTGATCATTGACTCAAGCTCGTCAGCTTCTTGCTGCTTTTCTTCCAGATCGTTTTGTAGATCCGCACGTTGGCGCTTGAGTTCAGAAATGACCTTGTTTCGGGTACCCCGAAGGCCTTTAAGCTCCGCCTGCTCTGAGACGGCACCTGAAATAAGTTGCTCAGCCTCAGCCACATTGGCTTCCATTTCTTCCTGTCGCGACTTGATGGTATTGGTTGCAGTAATGATCTGGCTGAGCCGGCCGCGGCGCTGGTCTGCAAATCTGCGCAAGTAGCGAATACGGATCAGCATCTGGTTGATTGATTCAGCGGCCAGTATCAAGGCTACATCATGCAGCCGGCCATATTTGTATGCGTGGATTGCACGTCGCTGGTATTGCTCCCGGTGAGAGCCAAGTTCTTTTTCCAACTCATTCATCGACGTACGCAGGGAGTCGCGA from the Bacteroidota bacterium genome contains:
- a CDS encoding MOSC domain-containing protein — encoded protein: MAKLEAIWIKRAKQGPMDSKSEAELVAGKGLRDNANQKGRRQVTIIEQEVWEMLMAELGGDLPPTSRRANLMVSGFPLKDSRGKVLRIGNCRIIIKGETKPCNLMEETLPGLRERMFPEWRGGAFGQVLDDGIIRVGDTLSWETEEAIK
- a CDS encoding DUF1330 domain-containing protein, with protein sequence MTERYIDATQEAGAALFRRNLQGPIVMLNLLKFRETADYSNFPALAPATPISGADAYAKYIEHTLPFLNESGGEVLFRGTGGPFVIGPQDASWDLVLLVKHQSMQRFMAFASNEGYLKGAGHRTAALLDARLLPMQE
- a CDS encoding DUF402 domain-containing protein, with the translated sequence MFVESRKYDGSLRSSSKHAYVVRTSRSVDLFSSPGTPFFYHVSNEERYNENGLIELYLPGKWFNVMHIFEHISHQCAMYINLAMPPEIETDRLSWVDMDLDYRVDLDGSIELVDEEEFQAHAELWRYPDDLQQQIRAEAKKLPALIEAGNFPFNYETQQERYRQWKATGLLPPAD
- the lpdA gene encoding dihydrolipoyl dehydrogenase, producing the protein MADTKYDVIVIGSGPGGYETAIRATQLGLKTAIVEKNKLGGVCLNIGCIPTKALLKSAEMMDSVRHLADYGIVLEGQIKHDFPKIVARSRGVAAKMNKGVQFLMKKNKIDVHMGQATLKGGGKIDIQPSVDMDGNTVGTATTLEGKHIIVATGARAREIPPLPVDGKKIISYKEAMTQTDQPKRLLIAGAGAIGVEFAYFYHQMGTEVVIVELLDRLVPVEDADVSKELQRNFKKAKIKVMTKTQVMSVDTSGKELKVTLKTAKGEEVITTDQVLSAVGVVGNVENLGLEALGVEIDRGAIKVDGFGRTAVPGVYAIGDVAGPPWLAHKASHEGILCVEKIAGLDVHPMNKKNIPGCTYCQPQIASVGYTEAAAKEAGYELKIGKFPFQASGKASAIGHGEGFVKVIYDAKYGEMLGCHIIGYDATELIAEAVTARELETTAHEIMEAIHPHPTLSEAVMEATKDAYGKAINI
- a CDS encoding peptidoglycan DD-metalloendopeptidase family protein, whose amino-acid sequence is MKSTFYLLAFSIFFCLLAPAANGQTTREVTEKRLRALQDQMTLDVIRISETEELERATLQTLADLDREIAVREELIETNQTLLRQIERSRDSLRTSMNELEKELGSHREQYQRRAIHAYKYGRLHDVALILAAESINQMLIRIRYLRRFADQRRGRLSQIITATNTIKSRQEEMEANVAEAEQLISGAVSEQAELKGLRGTRNKVISELKRQRADLQNDLEEKQQEADELESMIRRIIAGENSARSRAAANPVDAAANAQISSAFLANKGALIWPANGAVIEPFGEVVNPVYGTVTLNPGILISTTSSAEVLAVFDGEVVDIYPMPEFGNVITISHGDFTTLYGNMSIVYAPAGSEVRAGQMVGRAGTDAQPKGNAVFFGIFNNNTEVNPIEWLKKR